The window AATTGGATTAAATTCTCGATAAATATGGAAGCCACTATCAATATAATTTTCACATTGTTCAATTAGCAGTGAATCATGAGATTTTAATTTTATGATTAATGGAAGCATTTCTGTTATAAAGAGTCGATAATCCTCAAATTCCCCATACGTATTTGGCCCGCAAGGATAATTTCCCAAATTCATTAAACTGGTTCCAACTCTCAATATCGTATTTCCAATCTTAGTGGTACCAGGTACATAAAAAGTATCTGACCAATAAAGTGTACTGGCCGGAGTTTCGGAAGCAACCATTTCTCCAACATCATTAAAGTCACCATCCATGTTATAATCAATCCAAACTTTTCTTGACATGACGTTATGTGTAGTATTCCTGCCAAGTGTAATCGCAACAGTATCAAACTGTGCTATCGAGGTACTCAAATTTGTGTAATCATTGTATTTGTATTGACCAATGGTGGAAAAATTTGTGATATCCTGAAATTTAAAGAAGCTGATACCAATATCTTGATTGATATTTGAAACAGTTGGGATGCAATAGTCAAGGGCATTTATATAAGAAAGTTTGTTTTCTTGACTTGAGTGTGCCCCATAACCAACAGTCAATTTTATGTTATAGGTTGTAGCCGTATTAAAAACAACCTTGATTTGTGAATTATCAGCATTTTTGCTGATCAAGGTATACGAGTTTGGTGAAATAGTCCATGTTCTTTGCCAGGAACATACAGGGTTTAAATCGGATAACAGCACTGTGTCCAGATCAATTCGGGGGTTAAGTAAATTGGCGGCAAAATCTGGATTTGAAGGTTTATGAACAGTTATGTAATTGCTTTTTAATATCGAATCTTTTGTTAAACCGAAGTCGACAATCAGTTTAACATGGTAGGTTCCGGCACTGTCAAATCGTATTTTTATTTCAGGAAGATCATTATTAACAGACTTTATACTATAATATGGAGGACTAATTTCCCATTTCCGTTCTTGAACACAGGAGTCTGACAAATCGTTAAATGTAATTATTTCACAACCTGCATTCACTTCTGTCAAATCAGATTCGAAATTTACGACTGCATTGGGCTTCACATAGATGTAATTCGTCTTTATTGTTATGTCTGTATCATTAGTGCCACAAACACTTGATGTGTCCCAAACGCTTAGACTTACTGTGAAATACCCTGTGTCTTGATAAGTGTGTAAAGGATTTGGAAGACTGCTAAAAGTACTGTCGCCAAAATCCCACAAATAATTACTTGCATTTGTAGAATTATTTATAAAAAAGGTTTCAGAAGGAGTATTGCATAAGTATCGGAAGGCAGCTGAAAACTTTGATTCCAAACTATCATTTTGATATTTATTACCAACTCCAACAGCCCACCATGCATCGGTAGTAGTTTGAACCTTTGGAGAACAACTGCCAAACAAATCAATTGCTGATTGAATTGAGGCAAATCGAGCATCATTAAAATCAGCCAATGGTGTTAAATAAGTTGTTAAACTTCTATAGGCAATTTTTGCAGCATCATTAATACCTATTCCTGTGATGCTAAAAGTGTCGTTGTTGTCATTTACGCCATTTAAACCAGTTGCAAGTAAAAAGAACCAAAAATTCTGAACGCCTGAATTAACCCACTCATTACCAATGGACGTATTCCAATATTGGCCTTGGTAGGTATCTGGTTGATTTTTAGTTTTAGGAGATGCCATGTTTCTCATGGGTAATCCTGAAGTGGTAATTTGTTCTCCAATCATGAAATTACCGTAGGATGAATTCTTGTAATAATCGACACATACAGCAAATATATCAGCAAATGACTCTTGCAAAGCACCTGCTTCATATAAATAGGTGAGCGAGGCTGAATATTCAATTACAGCATGAGTGAATTCATGTGCAACAATATCTAATGATCCAAATGGTTTTGTGTTAACTCCATCTCCATCACCAAAATAGAAACCAATCCCATCCCAAAAAGCAAGAGACAACCAGCTTCCAGCATGTATAAAATTTTGTATGGCTGTGCCAGCTTGATCGTAGGAGCTACGGTTGTGTTTCGAGTAAAAATAGTCATAAGTTGTTTCCATTCCATAATGAACATCAGTCGCTACATCATTATGATTAGTTGTGTCGTCCCAATAATTATCAGTATCCGTAAAATCAACAGCTTGTGTATAATCAAGTCCTTTGTTTAAATCTTTTGTCAAAATACCATTACCTCTTCCTGTTTCCCTTAATCGAAAAGAAGTAGGTGATAGACTATCCGTAGTGATATTTATATTACCTGAATAGCGGGTTTCAGCAAGTCCATTTGCATTGCTGAAATGTATTTGTGATACCGATAAAATATGTTCACCGCTAAGTGCATTTATGAAAACATCTTGTCTACTCAACGGATTCGTTGCATAAATATCAAGCTTATATGCTAATTGATAAGATTTGTTGAATGGAAGAATAACCAATTTAGGAGATGCATTTTCCAAAGGATTTTCATTTGTCGACTCCCATATATAGTTTACTGCTTGTACGTGCTCAATTGCAAATTGAAGAGCTTCCCCTTTAGTAATTTGTGGAGTAGAGGATAGATCAATATTTGGATAATAATCGCCATTCGCACTTTGTAAATGATTGTTCTTTACATGTAAATAATAACGTCCAAATTCTACTGGTAAACCTTTGTAGTATTGATTATAACGTAAATGCGTAAAACCTAAATCATCAGTTTGCGTTTCATATAATTCAAAATTATTGTCCTGTCCAGATTTATGGATGGCTTTAAGCCATGCTACTGAAAATTGTTCGTCAATAACAGGTTTATTAGTCAATTCAATATACTTAATTGATTGATTTGATTCATTTAAGATACATTTCTTATAATCTTTTGATTCAATATTTTGTAAATTTTGAGAGAAGCTTGATGAAATGATTATGCAAGCGAAAATAATAGAAATGCTAAATCGTTTTGTTTTCATTTTTACTTTTATTTAAAATACTAATGAGACCTAGTGAGTAATTAATCAAAGTTACGAAAAGCCTAGTATTAACAACTATCCTAATATGATTTATGTATACGTGTAATTCGTATTATTCTAATCTTATTAATAAAAGACTAACTCTTGCATCATATTTGTAAAGTAGATTATAGAAAACTTTTCTGATATAGAAGGTTTGTTATATTTGAACTTTAATAAAATATCTAATTTAAGCTTTTAAATAAATCAAAACACAGCATATGAAAAAGGTAATTTCACTTATCCTGGGACTTTTAATTGTTTCCGTAACTTATTCACAAAAAATTAACAAAGAGCTTACTTCCTGTAAAATGAAGACACTTGATGGTAAAGTAGTTGACCTAAAAGATCAAGTTAAAAGCGGTCAGGTCACTGTTATCGTGTTTTGGGCTACTTGGTGTGCCCCTTGTAAAAAAGAATTAGTTAACATTGATGAATTATATGAAGATTGGAAAGATGACTACGGAATTGAAGTAATTGCCATTTCAATTGATAATTCTCGTAACGCTACAAAAGTTAAGCCTTATATTAATGGAAAAGGATGGGAGTTTCCAGTCTTAATTGACGTTAATAGTAATTCAAAGGCACTTTTCAATTATCCAACTGTTCCTTTTTCTGCATTAATTGATAAGAATAAACGCATCGTTTACACCCATAATGGATATGTGGAAGGGGATGAATATAATCTAGAGAAGCATATTAAAGAATTAGTTGGTAAATAATTGATCTATATTTTTGTGGTGTGAAAGTTATTTGTATTTTTGCACCTCTAAATTGAATAAGAATGGCACATCATAAGTCTGCAATTAAAAGAATAAGGCAAAACGAAGTAAGAAGGTTGAGAAATAGATATCAGTTTAAAACTGTGCGAAATGCTATTCGCAATTTCAAGGCTATTAAAGATAAAGAAGAGGCTGTTAAAGAATATGACAGACTTTCATCAATGATAGACAAGTTAGCCAAAAGAGGTGTTATTCACCAGAATAATGCTGCAAACAGAAAAGCTGGATTAGCAAACTTCATTGCTCATCTTTCTTAAATTTAATACCCTGTTTTGTCCAGCAATGGCAATAAATTAGGTATTAAGTCTTGGTCTGAAGAAGACCGTCCACGTGAGAAATTGCTGTTAAAAGGCCCAAAAGCTCTGACAAATGCGGAGCTTTTAGCTATATTAATTGGTTCAGGCTCGAAAGAACTAAA of the Bacteroidota bacterium genome contains:
- a CDS encoding PKD domain-containing protein, with product MKTKRFSISIIFACIIISSSFSQNLQNIESKDYKKCILNESNQSIKYIELTNKPVIDEQFSVAWLKAIHKSGQDNNFELYETQTDDLGFTHLRYNQYYKGLPVEFGRYYLHVKNNHLQSANGDYYPNIDLSSTPQITKGEALQFAIEHVQAVNYIWESTNENPLENASPKLVILPFNKSYQLAYKLDIYATNPLSRQDVFINALSGEHILSVSQIHFSNANGLAETRYSGNINITTDSLSPTSFRLRETGRGNGILTKDLNKGLDYTQAVDFTDTDNYWDDTTNHNDVATDVHYGMETTYDYFYSKHNRSSYDQAGTAIQNFIHAGSWLSLAFWDGIGFYFGDGDGVNTKPFGSLDIVAHEFTHAVIEYSASLTYLYEAGALQESFADIFAVCVDYYKNSSYGNFMIGEQITTSGLPMRNMASPKTKNQPDTYQGQYWNTSIGNEWVNSGVQNFWFFLLATGLNGVNDNNDTFSITGIGINDAAKIAYRSLTTYLTPLADFNDARFASIQSAIDLFGSCSPKVQTTTDAWWAVGVGNKYQNDSLESKFSAAFRYLCNTPSETFFINNSTNASNYLWDFGDSTFSSLPNPLHTYQDTGYFTVSLSVWDTSSVCGTNDTDITIKTNYIYVKPNAVVNFESDLTEVNAGCEIITFNDLSDSCVQERKWEISPPYYSIKSVNNDLPEIKIRFDSAGTYHVKLIVDFGLTKDSILKSNYITVHKPSNPDFAANLLNPRIDLDTVLLSDLNPVCSWQRTWTISPNSYTLISKNADNSQIKVVFNTATTYNIKLTVGYGAHSSQENKLSYINALDYCIPTVSNINQDIGISFFKFQDITNFSTIGQYKYNDYTNLSTSIAQFDTVAITLGRNTTHNVMSRKVWIDYNMDGDFNDVGEMVASETPASTLYWSDTFYVPGTTKIGNTILRVGTSLMNLGNYPCGPNTYGEFEDYRLFITEMLPLIIKLKSHDSLLIEQCENYIDSGFHIYREFNPI
- a CDS encoding TlpA family protein disulfide reductase yields the protein MKKVISLILGLLIVSVTYSQKINKELTSCKMKTLDGKVVDLKDQVKSGQVTVIVFWATWCAPCKKELVNIDELYEDWKDDYGIEVIAISIDNSRNATKVKPYINGKGWEFPVLIDVNSNSKALFNYPTVPFSALIDKNKRIVYTHNGYVEGDEYNLEKHIKELVGK
- a CDS encoding 30S ribosomal protein S20 — protein: MAHHKSAIKRIRQNEVRRLRNRYQFKTVRNAIRNFKAIKDKEEAVKEYDRLSSMIDKLAKRGVIHQNNAANRKAGLANFIAHLS